Genomic DNA from Romeriopsis navalis LEGE 11480:
ACGATATCACGATCAATATCCATGTTGGCAGTTCAAGTCAGTTGCCAACTTCGGTAATCGGCGGAGCATTACCCGCAATGAAAACCGGGGTCGCCTATAGTGATTTCCGGCAAGCATTAAGCGACGATCGAATTTCCGCCGATGATTTTTCCGCCGTTGCGAGTCTTTCGAGCAGCAGTTCGCAAACAGTCGCCTTTGACTGGATGGATGCCAATGCCGTAGATGCTGAGGGCGTTTATTTAACCACCAAGGATCAAGCCAAGGTTACCCGGGAAATTAGTGAACTGAAGCTGACAAATGCCAATGCAAAAGCATTAGGATTGAACACAAATGGGTCCAATCTGGATGGCTATATTCTGATGAGTAGTACGGCACCATGGAGCTATGACTTTACCCGCAGTCAGCCAGTCGCCGCGAACCAGTTAGATTATCTCAGTACAGCCATACATGAAGTTGGTCATGTCATCGGCTTCACTAGCGGAATTGATGATCCTGGCTGGCTCAATGTCTATTCGGCATTTTATGGCGGCAATATGGACTATTACGGTGAAGTAATTTCCCAACGGGCGAATCAAGCCATGCCGCTCGATTTTTTCCGCTATAACTGGGAAAGATCTACCGGAAATCCCGACTTATCATTTGGCTGGTATGGCGGTGCGAAATATCTTTCACTCGATGGGGGAGTGTCAGGAGTTGCCACATTTTCCCATGGTGTCGATCAGGGAAGCGGCGGTGATGGCGAGCAGGCAAGCCACTGGTATGGAAATGAATATAACCGCGGTATCATGCAACCCGTATTATCGCTGGGAGAACGCAAGGAAATTGATTGGCGGGATACACGGGCATTTGATGCGATTGGTTGGGATATGGTCAACACCGGCGGTGCCACTGAGCTAAACCTTACGGAATTGATGTCTCAGGCAAAACAATCACTCGCAGGACGTGTAGGTCAGACCGTAACTTGGCTAAATAATCATCATACAAATGCGGCGAATGCGTTAAGTGCCGATCGATCGGCAGATGTCGAATCCATGGTCATTAACAGTCAGGTATATGAATGGGGAACGGGCGGCGATCAATTCTGGCAGGCTTATGAATGGGGCTTTTCTGGCGATCCCTTCTGGCAACGATTAGTCAATCTATTTGCTCAGCGCAGCTTATTTTCCAAGGTTGAATTACCGGGAGGGAACTCCGAACCGAATTCAAATAAGATTATCTCTGACAATGGTTTAGAGATTGAGTGGAACGTCTCAATCATCAACACTGGAAATTCCAGTTCCAATGTCATGCCAGCAGTTGAATCTGACTTCTTAAATGGCGACGTTGTTAATGTTAAAACGGTTGATGTGAAATTAGCTGGCGCTCAAGACAGCACTGAAAAATTCGAGCTAAGTACACCGAAAAATTGGAGTTTAGGGATTATGGAACAGCCGTCAGATATCGAGAGATTAACGGTGCAAAATATATCTCAAGTCAACCAGGAAAATGTTCAGAGTTCGGTGTAAGCGATCAAATATCCAAATCTGGAGAAGATTAGAACGCCAAGGGAGTATGCCAATTTTTATGTCAATTCCTGATCGACATTCCTAAAATGGGGGGCGCCTGCAACCTCACATCGTCAAATTTACCTCCCAAAAATCAGCTTGAAAACTGCGCCAAATAAAGTAGGCTCCAAGTCCCGATTGCTGAGACGATCGCAAAAAATCTGATAGAAACTGTCAACCAGATTCTTCTGGGATAGGCAGGAAAAAGTAATGCCATCAAAAGATTGATCACGATTAAAACATTACTAGTCGCAATCACCG
This window encodes:
- a CDS encoding NF038122 family metalloprotease, which produces MSTQFKFTFDPGTNLNQMIGMEIAGHIWSQYLQDDITINIHVGSSSQLPTSVIGGALPAMKTGVAYSDFRQALSDDRISADDFSAVASLSSSSSQTVAFDWMDANAVDAEGVYLTTKDQAKVTREISELKLTNANAKALGLNTNGSNLDGYILMSSTAPWSYDFTRSQPVAANQLDYLSTAIHEVGHVIGFTSGIDDPGWLNVYSAFYGGNMDYYGEVISQRANQAMPLDFFRYNWERSTGNPDLSFGWYGGAKYLSLDGGVSGVATFSHGVDQGSGGDGEQASHWYGNEYNRGIMQPVLSLGERKEIDWRDTRAFDAIGWDMVNTGGATELNLTELMSQAKQSLAGRVGQTVTWLNNHHTNAANALSADRSADVESMVINSQVYEWGTGGDQFWQAYEWGFSGDPFWQRLVNLFAQRSLFSKVELPGGNSEPNSNKIISDNGLEIEWNVSIINTGNSSSNVMPAVESDFLNGDVVNVKTVDVKLAGAQDSTEKFELSTPKNWSLGIMEQPSDIERLTVQNISQVNQENVQSSV